Below is a window of Vicia villosa cultivar HV-30 ecotype Madison, WI unplaced genomic scaffold, Vvil1.0 ctg.000863F_1_1, whole genome shotgun sequence DNA.
CTTCCAGTTTAGTTCTAATTGATCGTCTCAGTATGTTGGATTTGTCAAACAATCAGCTCTATGGGAAAATTCCAATTGGAACACAGTTGCAGACATTTAATGCTTCATGTGTTGAAGATAATTCCAATCTCTGCGGAGAACCACTTGATCGAAAATGTCATGGAGATGAGCCAACAAAACATGAAGAGCCAACAACTGATGATGCAGGAAAtgaaaattcaatatttttggaAGCATTATACATGAGCATGGGGATAGGATTCTTTACTGGTTTCATTGGCTTGGTAGGATCATTATTGTTACTAACCTCTTGGAGAGAAACTTACTCTAGATTTGTGAATAAATTGATATTGAAATTCTTCATGTGGTGGAAGCAATGAATCTACCAGGACAATTTCTCTATAATAGATGAATACGGGGCAGGTACTTATCCTCTTTCTTACTTTTTTTATGGCTTATTCCATCAAAACTGTACTGCATTGAAGTTGATTCTAaatactaaaattaatttttatttttgcaggatctCCTGATCCTACTGCATGCCATGATTACATCTTTTGTTGTTATAGAATAATGGAGTCCACACCCTTGCTTGTTTGTTATGGACAGAATAGATTGAATCATTGAAATATGGCATTTTGTTAAAACTTTTAAGTTTGGCAGTTTTTTATTGGAAACGTAATTGCTTCTGTTATCAAGTTAATAATGTAATCAGTGGCTTATATTATATGTCTTTGTTATTAGTATAAATTTGTTCTCCATATTGAGAAAAGAGTTTTCTTagtgtttgggagtttggaagaAAATGGAGATGAggcatttaaaaaaaaagaaaagaaagatagagCGGAAATAACTTGAAGATTTTGGAGAGTTACCTTTTATTCgtaatacaaaatatttttattttaggaGAACTCAACACTACAATATTTtgacattaatttttttaatgtaaaaaacACATTTTGGTAGAGTGTAATAGACAACAGATTTTAATCTGTTGTAGTAGCGTATGTTTTTTTTACAAATGTTATATAATAACTGAAAAATTGTTCGAGAACGGTCTTTTATCGTCTTTTAGTAACTGTTAAAAGTTGTTCTCATATATTGCAACAAGGAAGGAGAGCCGGTCATGATCAATTCCGACTTTGAGGAGGCGAAGCGAATTAAAGAAGTCATCCTTAAGGATCTTCTCGCTTCATCGGCAGTAATCGAGGAAGGCTCGGGAAGGTCAATATGTTCGATTCGGATGCACGTGAAGATGAAGTTAGGCCTGTCTCGGACGAAGATTTTGAAGTTATCGAGCTCAATGATGATCCCTCCCAGTCAATAAAGATAGAATATGGGCTTCCCCTTGCGTTAAATCCATCCTAATCGAATGTCTCCGGGCGAACACATATCTTTTTGTTATATCCCTACACGAGATGCTCGATATCGACCCCATAGTGGTCTGCCATGAGTTAAATATCGACCCTAGTGCCCGGTATGTCTCCTAATGAAGAAGGTAGTCCCCCGAAAAAGCTAAAGCCACCACAAGCATAATAAAAGAGGCTTGTTGGACGCAAGATTCATTTTTGAGGTAAAGTACACTGAATGGCTTTCGAATGTTTCTCTGGTACGTGAATGAAGCTTCTAGAAAGTGAaggatgtgtgtagactacacTAATCTTAATAGAGCATGCCCGAAAGACTCATACCCGTTTCCAAATATCGACAAGCTTAAGATAATTCAGGCGGGTATAAGCTACTATTGTTCATGGATGATTATTCCGAATACAATCAGATACACATGTTCAGACCCGATAGGATGAAGACGGATTTCATGACCGAGCAAGCCAATTAGCAATAACGTTATGCCTTTCAGATTGAAGAATGTTAGGCCAATGTATCAAAGAATGATGAATAAGGTTTTTTAGGAAGAAATAGGGGAGACGTTAGAAGTATACATGAATAACATGATTGTAAAGTCAGTTCAAGAAGAGCACCGTGCTCAACACCTCCAAAAGGTTTTCACAAGGTCCGACAGTAAAAGAGTTTGAATCAAAGAGCCAGAGTTCAAGTAAACACCTGATTgcaaaaaagagtttgaatcATTAAAGAACTCGTCGGCCACACCGCCAGTATTCATGTGGCTGCTCCCAGAAGAAGCCATGTACTTGTACCTGGCAGTCTTAGAAGAGGAAGCAAACATTGTCCTGATTAAAGAATCGAACCAGAGCCATGTGTACTTCATATCAAAAGCTCTAGATGAAACAGAGACGCATTaccaaaagataaagaaagtAGCCTTGACATTGGTAACTGTATCACGGAAGTTCAAAATGTACGTCATTGCACATTCTATAACTATTCAGATGGACCTATCCCTAAAGCAGTTGTATGGGTCATTATGTCGGAATTTGAAATATCTTTCAAGGCAAGGAAAGCATCGAAGGCCCAACTATTCGCCGACTTCCTAGCAAAAATGGCTCTTGTCCCTCCAGAGCC
It encodes the following:
- the LOC131631804 gene encoding receptor-like protein 33, whose amino-acid sequence is MGSLVSMKILILRNNSLSGQLASSLKNLSNNLVLLALGENMFHGTIPSFIGESLHQLVILSLRFNNFNESLPSKLGNFYNQTYQNADRLLKSKALISQATILQIWSSIPSSLVLIDRLSMLDLSNNQLYGKIPIGTQLQTFNASCVEDNSNLCGEPLDRKCHGDEPTKHEEPTTDDAGNENSIFLEALYMSMGIGFFTGFIGLDNFSIIDEYGAGSPDPTACHDYIFCCYRIMESTPLLYKFVLHIEKRVFLVFGSLEENGDEEGEPVMINSDFEEAKRIKEVILKDLLASSAVIEEGSGRSICSIRMHVKMKLGLSRTKILKLSSSMMIPPSQ